CGAACACCAGCACCGAGAGCGCGACCGTGCGCAGCAGCCCGCCGACCTCGCCGAGGCGGATGGCCTGACCCTCCTTCACGACGCCCTTGCGCACGCGCGACGGATTGGAGTCGCTCGCCGCCATCAGGCGCTGGCGCAGCCCGAGTCGGCGCGCCACCGTCATGCCCAGCAGCGAGGCGAGCGTCAACACGCCGATGCCTCCGACCTCGACGCCGATCATCACGACCGCGTTGCCGAATGGGCTCCAGTGGGTGGCCATGTCGACGACCGACAGCCCCGTGACGCAGACGACGCTGACGGCCTGGAAGAAGGCGTCGACCAGCGGCGTCCCCTGTCCGTCCGCCGCAGCGAGCGGCGTCATGAACAGCAGCATGAAGGCGAGGTTCAGGCCCGCGAAGACGAAGATCGCGAAGCGCGCGGGATAGGCGCCGGTGAACGCCTCGATCCGATCGCGCAGACGCACGAGCGTCGACCTCGCGCTTGAGGTCCCAAGCTCTGCCACGTGCTGCGCCTCCGCAGATCTGAGCGCCGCATCTCGGCGCAGAACGGGCCCAGCGTAGCCCCTCGGGGTGGGGTGGTTTGTCGCGCCCGCGCCGCGCTGGCATGCTTTGCGCATGGCCGACATCTTCACCGTGATCGCGGACAGCACGCGACGGGACATCCTCAGCGTGCTCCTCGATCGCCGCGACTCGTCGGGAGAGGCGAGCGTCAGTCAGATCGTCGAGGCGCTCGGCGTGCCGCAGCCGACCGTGTCGAAGCACCTGCGCACGCTGCGCGACGCCGGCCTCGTGACCGTCCGCGAAGACGGCCAGCACCGCTTCTATGCCATCGTGCTCTCGCCCTTCGACGAGATCGACGACTGGCTGATGCCGTTCATCTTCGCCGACAGCGACCAGGAGGAGGCGAGCCTCGGCGCTGCCGCCTTCGCCGCGTGGGCGGGCGTCAATGTGCAGGCACCGCTGCGTGCCGCCGCCGATCAGGCGCGACAGGCCGCCGAGCAGGCACGCGTCGCCGCGGAGGCCGCGCTCGCGCGCGTCTCAGAGCGCGTCGAGCACCCCGCGCCCGTCGGCGCGTCGCTCGGACGCAAGGCAGCGGAAGGCGTCCACGACCTCCAGGACCGCGTCCAGGAGGCAAGGGACCGCATCCAGGACGTGCAGGATCGCCTGCATGATATGCAGTCGCGCGCCTCGCAGCGCCTGGATGGCGTGCGCGACAGGATCCGCAGCCGCGACGAGGTCGAGGCCGGCGATGACCGGCCAGCTCGAGAGGGCGACGACGCCAAGCTCGATTGAGCGCTGGAGCTGTGAGCGGAGACCATTGCTGGGCTCCGCTGCGACGCCAGCTCCTCGGCCCGTCTCGCGCTGGGGCATCCGCTGAACCGCCGAAATGCGGTGCCATGCCGGATTCCGGTACGATGTCCCGAGCGTTTTCCCTGCGCTGATGCCGATCGCCTCGAGGCGTTGGCGATCGCGCAGCGTCGACGAGCAATCTCCAACGGAAGTGAGGAACCTCAATGGGTTCTGTGGTCAAGAAACGCCGCAAGCGCATGTCGAAGAAGAAGCACCGCAAGCAGCTTCGTAAGACGCGCCACCAGCGCCGCAACAAGAAGTAGGCGGTTGCTTCAGAGGCCGGGCCCTGCATCTGCAGGTGCCCGGCCTCTGCGCGTGCCGCTCAGCCTGCTGTGGTGAGATCAGTGGGTGACGATCGAGCTCGCGACCCCTGACACCGAAGGGCTGCACGACGCGGTGCGACACCTTGCCAGCTGGCAGCGCAGCCGCGACCCGCTGCAGCTGCACCCCGGCGACATCGGCTGGTTCTGGCGCCTCGGTGCACAGCGAGCGGCCGATGCGGTGCGCACGTGGCGCCTGGATGGCGAGGTGGCCGCCGTCGGGCTGCTCGACGGTGCCGATCTGCTGCGCGTCACCACCGCGCCCGAGTTGCGACACGACGAGTCGCTCGCGGCCTCGATGATCGACGACCTGGTGCGTCCGGAGCGCGGTGTGCTGCCCGCTGGCCGCGTGAGCGTGGAGGCGCCGACGGGCGCACTGCTGGATGCGCGGCTGGCCGACGCGGGCTGGAGCAGCGGCGAGCCATGGACGCCGCTCGAGCGAGACCTGACGGATGCGGTGGAGGTCGACGAGAGCGAGCGCCCGCTGCGGATCGTGCAGGTCGACGGCTCCGACCCAGCGCTGGTCTCGGCGTGGGCCGCCGTGCAGCGCTCGGCCTTCGACACGGCGGCCGCCGTCGACGAGCGCTGGTACGCGATGGCGGCGGGCTCACCGTTCGAGCACGCTCGCTGCCTGCTCGGGTTCGACGGTGATGACGCTGCTGCAGGCATCATCGTCTGGTCGGCGGGAGAGGGGCGACCCGGACTCGTCGAGCCGATGGGCGTGCACCAGGAGCACCGCGGTCGCGGCCACGCGCGCGCCATCACGCAGGCCGCCGCGGCCGCGCTGCGCGAGCTGGGTGCCTCGAGCGCACAGGTGTGCACCGAGAGCGAGCGCCTCGGGGCTGTCGCCACCTATCGTTCAGCAGGCTTCGTGCCGATGCCGCAGCGGCTCGACCGCACGCGCGGCGCCTAGGCTGGCGCGATGGTCGAGATCACCCTCATCGCCAAGCCCGGCTGCCACCTCTGCGAGGAGGCACGGCCCATCGTCGAGCGTGTCGTCGCAGGCTTCGAGGGCGCGACGCTCACCGAGGTCTCGATCCTCGACGACCCCACGCTCGAGGCGCGATGGGCCGACGACATCCCGGTCGTGCTGATCGACGGGCGCCCGCACTCGTCGTGGCGCGTCGACCCCGCGAAGCTGGCCGACCGCATCCAGGCCCGCCTTACGGCGTGAGCCGCGCCGGCCCGCGGAACAGGAAGGTCGTCTCGCGGATCGAGCCGAGGCCAAGCATGAGCATGACGACGCGGGCCAGGCCCATGCCGAAGCCGCCGTGCGGGGGCACGCCGTAGCGGAAGAAGTCGAGGTACTCCTCGAGCTCCGCGGGGCTCATGCCCTTCTCGACGATCTGCGCCTCGAGCACATCGACGCGGTGCTCGCGCTGCGCGCCGGTGGAGATCTCGACACCGTTGTAGATGAGGTCGTAGGAGTTCGTGACCTCGGGGCGGCCCTCGGGGCGCAGGTGGTAGAACGGTCGCACGCTCGAGGGGAACTCCGTCACGAAGACGAAGTCGTGGCCCAGCTCGTCCTGCACGTGCTGCGAGATCTGGCGCTCTGCCTCGGGGTCGAGGTCGCCGTCGGTGCGCTCGATCGTGTGGCCGCGGGCCTCCACGATCGCCTTGACCTCGGCGTGCGTGATGCGCGGGAACGGCGTCGTCGGCACCTGCAGGTCGATGTCGAAGTGCTCCTTGAGCTCGGCGCCATGCTTCTCGACGACCGCCGTGACCGCCTTCGTCAGCAGCGTCTCGTGCAGTTGCATGACGTCCTCGTGCGAGTCGATCCAGGAGATCTCGCTGTCGACCGAGGTGAACTCGGTCGCGTGGCGGCTCGTGAAGGAGGGATCGGCGCGGAACGCCGGGGCGATCTCGAAGATCTTCCCGAAGCCGGCAGACTGCGCCATCTGCTTGAACAGCTGCGGGGACTGCGCGAGGTAGGCAGTGGTCTCGAAGTAGGGCACCTCGAAGAGCTCGGCGCGCGACTCGGAGGCCGTGGCCATGAGCTTCGGCGTGTGCAGCTCGATGAAGCCCTCGTCGACCCAGTGCTGGCGCATCGCGTGCTCGATGGTGGTCTGCACGCGGAAGATCAGCTGCGCCTCCGGGCGGCGCAGGTCGAGGAAGCGCCAGTCGAGGCGCTTGTCGATCGACGAGTCATCGGCGATGGGGGAGTCCAGGGCCGCCGACTCGACCGTGAGCGAGTGCACCTTCACCTCGAGGCCGCCGAGCTTGACGCGCTCGTCGGCCTTGAGGTCGCCCTCGACGGTGATGAACGAGCCGTGCATGAGCGCGGAGACCTTCGCGGCCGTCTCCGCCGTCTCCTCGTTCACGGGGTTCACGAGCTGGGCCGAGCCCGACTCGTCGCGCAGGATCACGAACTGCACGCGCTTCTGGTCGCGCACCGTCTCCACCCATCCCGCCACCTTCACGGGGCCGTCGGGGAGCGATGCGAGGTCCTTGATGAGAGTCCGCTGAGTCACGGGCTCGATCCTACCGATGCGCTGGCACGCCCCAGCGCGCCAGCCCGATCCAGCCGACGACGAGCGCGACGGCCGAGGCCGTCAGCGCGACCCAGCCCGCCCACGCGGGCACCCCATCCGCAGTCTCCGATGCCACGAGCAGCCACAGGCCCGCCGCGGCGAGCACCGCGACCGCCCCGGCGACCGGCAGCCCGTGCCGCACGTGGGCGATCGAGCCGGCCCACACCCACAGCATCGTGGCGGCGAGCACGACGACGAGCGCGACGAGCAGCGGCACGAGGAGGGGCATGTGCTCCATTCTGTCGCGCCGCTGCCCATAGGTTCCGCCGGTACGATCGGACCCATGCCCGCCCGTCGCCTCCATCTCGTGCGCCACGGCGAGGTGCACAACCCGGAGGGCGTGCTCTACGGGCGGCTGCCGGGCTACACCCTCTCCCAGCGCGGCCACCGCATGGCGCAGCTCGCCGTCGAGCAGCTCTCCAGCGGCGAGACGGCCCGACCGGTGGTGCGGCTCGCGGCCAGCCCGCTCGAGCGTGCGCAGCAGTCGGCGCAGCCGTGGTCGGATGCCTTCGGCCTCGAGATCCGCACCGAGCACCGCATCATCGAGCCGACGAACCGGTTCGAGGGCAAGACCTTCGAGGCGAGCGGCGCGCTCACGCATCCCTCGTCGTGGCCGCTGCTGCGCAATCCCTTCCGCCCGTCGTGGGGCGAGCCGTACAAGGCGATCGCCCAGCGGATGCGCGCGGCGATGGAGGATGCCTGGGACGAGCTCGAGGAATCCGGCGACGACGGCGACATCGTGATGGTCAGCCACCAGTCGCCGATCTGGATGGCGCACCTCGACATCGCGGGCAGGCACCTCTGGCACGACCCGCGCTCGCGCCGTTGCCAGCTCTCATCGATCACGAGCTTCGCGCGCATGGACGGCCGCTTCGCCGAGGTCGACTACGTCGAGCCGGCCGCCGCGGTCGACGCGATCGACACGGGGGCGGTGTGATGCGGCGTCGGATGCGCGTGGCCGGCATCGCGCTCGCTGCGCTCGCGCTCGCGGGCTGTGCTTCGGCCGACGGCGTGGCGGGCCAGGTCGGCGACGCCGGGTACATCGCCGGCGACGGCTTCGTCACGGAGTTCGCGCCCGAGGATCGCACGGCGCCGGAGCCGTTCTCGGGCCCGCTCGCGGAGGGCGGCGAGTTCGACTCGGCCGAGCTCGACGGCGTCTCGCTCGTCAACTTCTGGTACGCCGCCTGCCCGCCGTGCAGGGTCGAGGCACCGGTGCTCGCCGAGCTGCACGCTGAGCTCGGCGACGAGGTCGACTTCATCGGTGTGAACGTGCGCGACGGCGCCGCGCAGGCCGCGACCTTCGAGGAGCAGTTCGGCATCGAGTACCCCTCGGTGCTCGACGACGAATCCGCCGAGGCGCAGCTCGCGTTCACCGGCATCGTCGCCCCGAACGCCGTGCCCTCGACGATCATCCTTGACGCCGAGGGCCGCGTGGCCGCCCGCATCTCCGGCGCCGTGACCGACACCAGCATCCTCTCGACGCTGCTGCGGGAGGAGCTCGAGCGGTGACCTTCGCCGTCCCCTTCGCCGCGGCTTCGCTCGCGCCCCTTACCGCCTTCGACGTGGCCGCGTTCGACCCTGCGGGCGCCGTGCTGAGCGGGCAGCTGCTCGTCTCGGTGCCGATCGCGCTGCTCGCCGGGCTCGTCTCGTTCGCGAGCCCGTGCATCCTGCCGCTCGTGCCCGGCTATCTGGGCCTGGTCGGCTCGCTCGTCGGCGACAAGGAGGGTGGCCGCGGCCGCCTCATCGCGGGCGTCGCGCTGTTCATCGCCGGCTTCACGCTCGTGTTCGTGCTCGGCAACGCCATCGTCGGGGCGGCCAGCTCGTTCCTGCTGCAGTACGCCGATCTGCTCGTGCGCATCCTCGGCGTGGTGCTCATCCTCCTCGGGCTCGTCTTCGTCGGGCAGTTCTCCTTCCTGCAGCGCATCTGGAAGCCGCAGCAGGTGAAGTCGGGCGGCATGTGGGCCGCGCCGGTCGTCGGCGTGGTCTTCGCGCTCGGCTGGACCCCCTGCTCGGGCCCGACCCTCGCCGCGATCAGCGCGCTCACGGTCACGACCGGCAGCGCCTGGCAGGGCGCGATCCTCGGCCTCGCCTACGCGCTCGGCCTGGGGATCCCGTTCCTGCTCATCGCGCTCGGGCTCGGCTGGGCGGGCGGTGCCGTCGCGTGGCTGCGTCGACACATCCGCCTCGTCAACATCGTCGGCGGTGCCATGCTCATGGCCATCGGCCTGCTCATGGTCACCGGCGCGTGGAACGCCATCATGCAATCGCTCCAGGGTTGGATCGCCTCCGTTGTCACCATCATCTAGCTCCGACCCGCTGCGCCCGGGCGACCACATCGACTCGGCCGAGCCCGCCGAGAGCGCGCCCGGCAGCGGGCCGAGGCTCGGCGTGGTCGGCTGGCTGCGCTTCCTGTGGCGGCAGCTCACGTCGATGCGCACGGCGATCGTGCTGCTGCTGCTGCTCGCGGTCGGCGCGATCCCCGGCAGTCTCGTGCCGCAGCGCTCGAGCGACCCGAACGGCGTCATCCAGGTGCGCGCCGACAATCCCGATCTGGTGTGGCTCTACGACGCGCTGTCGCTCCACGACGTCTACTCGAGCCCATGGTTCTCGGCCATCTACATCCTGCTGTTCACCTCCCTGGTCGGCTGCGTCATCCCGCGCCTCATGCACCACTGGAAGGCCATGCGCGCGCTGCCGCCGCGCACCCCCGCCCGCCTGTCTCGCCTCGTCGGCTTCCAGACCGTGGCGGGCGACGCATCCGACCTCGACCGTGCGGATGGGGTGCTCAAGAGGCTCGGGTACCGCACGACGCGCTACGGCGACTCGGTCTCTGCCGAGCGCGGCTACCTGCGCGAGACGGGCAACCTGCTGTTCCACATCTCGCTGCTGGCGATGATCCTGGTGGTGGGCCTCGGCTCGGGCTTCGGCTACAACGGGCAGCGGCTCGTGGTCGAGGGGCGCGGCTTCGCGAACACGCTGTCGAGCTATGACACGTTCACGGCGGGGCAGTGGTTCGACGACGCGGCGCTGGATCCGTTCTCGGTGCAGCTCGACGACCTCGACGTGGTCTACGAGACCGAGAACCCGAACGCCGTCGGCGCACCGCTCGACTTCACCGCGCACGTGTCGGTCACCGAGCATGGCGCGGAGCGCGACGCGCAGATCAAGGTGAACGAGCCGCTCAACGTCGCGGGCGCCGACCTCTACCTGATCTCGAACGGCTACGCGCCCCGCATCTCGGTGCGCGACGCCGAGGGCGATCTCGTCTACGACGAGTACACGCCGTTCCTCGCCCAGGACGACCAGATGACGAGCCTGGGCGTGATGAAGCTGCCGGATGGCCTCGGGGAGCAGCTGGGCCTACGCGGCTTCTTCTACCCGACGGCCGTGCCGCTCGACACCGGCGCCCTCGCATCCGCCTACCCAGACCTCGCGAACCCGGTGCTGTCGCTGCAGGCGTTCACGGGGGATCTGGGCCTCGACGCCGGGGTCCCGCGCTCGGTGTATGCGCTCGAGACCGACGAGATGACGCAGATCGCGGGCGGGGAATCGGGCACCGATGCGCTGACGATCGCACCGGGGCAGACGGTCGACATTCCGGGCGGGCTCGGCACGATCACGTTCGAGGATGTGCGGCGCTACGGGGTGATCGACGTGCATGTGGATCACACGCAGACGCCGGTGTTCTGGATCGCGGTGGTGCTGATGGTCTCGCTGCTCGGCTCGCTGCTCATCCCGCGGCGCCGCCTGTGGGTGAAGGCCGTGGGCGGCAGGCTCGAGCTCGCCGGACTCGCGCGTGGCGAGGACCCGACGCTCGAGCGCGCGGTCGACGATCTGGCGAAGCGGCTCGGGGGCGGGGCCGAGCCCGCTGTCGCGGAGCACGCTGGCGATGCCGAGCCCGAGCCCGGCAGCCGTCGCGAGGGTACGATCGACTCGTGACCCCGGCCGACTTCGACTCCTACTCGCTGACGCTTGTCTACTCGGCGATGGCCGTGTACACGCTCGCGTTCATCGCCTACGCGGTCGACGTCGCACGCCGCTCGGCGGCGAAGCCGGTGCCTGCCGAGGCGCGCGAGCTGGTCGGCGCGGGTGCGCTCGCCGGCGCCGACGCACCTGCCCGCCCCGACGCACCTGCCCGCCCCGACGCATCCGCCCCCCTCACGACCGCAAGTCGCGGCGCTCGGATCGGCTTCGCGCTCACGGTGCTCGCGTGGGCGCTGCACCTCGGCGGCGCGCTGCTGCGAGGCCTCGCGGCCGGGCGCGTGCCCTGGTCGAACATGTACGAGTTCGCGCTCACCGGCGTCGCCGTGATCGTCGGCGTCTTCGTGCTGTCGCGGCTGTGGAAGGACCTGAACTTCCTCGGCGTGTTCATCACCGGCCTCGCGACCGTGTTCCTGGGCGTCGCGACCGTGAACTACTACGTCGAGGTCACGCCGCTGCCGCCGGCGCTGCAGTCGTACTGGCTCGTCATCCACGTCTTCGTGGCGACGCTCGCGACCGGATTCATGGGCCTCGGCACCGGCCTGAGCATCCTGCAGCTCATCAAGGAGAAGCGCGACAACGGCTTCCTGCGGTCGCTGCCGAGCCCGGTGCAGCTCGAGGATCTCGCCTACCGCGTCGGCGTGATCGGCTTCATCTTCTGGACCTTCACGCTGATGGCCGGCGCGATCTGGGCGGAGCACGCCTGGGGCCGCTACTGGGGCTGGGACACGAAGGAGGTCTGGACCTTCGTGATCTGGGTCATCTACGCGGGCTACGTCCATGCGCGCGCGACCCGGGGCTGGCGCGGCTCTCGCTCTGCCTGGCTGCAGATCATCGGCTTCACCGCGATCATCTTCAACTTCACGATCGTGAACCAGTTCTTCGCGGGCCTGCACGCCTACTCCGGCCTCTGAGCCGGGCTGCTGCGCTGCCCGAGCAGGACGCACCACCGCCACCGTCATCGGCAGCTGGTCGCTGACGCTCAACCGGCCAGAAGCGGCTGCGCCGCGATAATCACGTCGAAGCCGGTTCTCACCGGTTGACGGTCACGCGTCTCGGGTGATCGGTGCCCGCCTGTGGACATTGCGTCGCACCAGGTCGAGCACGATCGCCATCACGGCCTGTGGCTCGAACATCACCTGCTCGTAGGTGAAGCGGAGCACGCGGTAGCCGAGCATCGTGAGCGCGGCGTCTCGCCTGCGATCATTCGCCATCTGCTTGCGCGAGCCGTGCCACTCGAGTGAGTCGACCTCGACGACCAGCGACTTGCCGATCAGGAAGTCGCAGAACTCGCCGGGCAGCAGTTCGGGCTGCTGGGTGAATGCGATCTGCGCGCGGTGCAGCATCGCGGCGAACGTCGACTCCGACCCGGACCCCGACTGCTCGGAGGCGCGCTCGAGCGAGCGACGGAGCGCCTTGGGCAGCTGTCGCGTGAGGTCGTGGAGCTCGTCGCGGTGCAGCTTCTTGGCGCGCAGCGCGCTGTCTGCGGCGGCGATCAGGTCGACCTCTGCAACGCACCCTGCTGCCACCGCGAGCGAGGTGGGGATCGAGTCGGTGCCGTCCCACGGCCGGCGTTCCGGGAGGTGTCGGAGCAGTGTGTGCACCCGCATGCCGTCAGCCCGCGATGCGCGCGCGAGGCGCGCGCTGTGGGTCTCGCGATGCACGCGGATGTGGAGGTCGCGGTCGCCATGCGGCGTCCAGAGTCCCAGGCTGCGGAACGCGCTGACGCAGCTGACGACACCGCCGAGCCCCAAGGCCCGCGTGACGTCGTTGTCGACGCCGTCGAGAGCGACCCAGCCTCGGAGCGGCACCCGGAGCGCACCCCGGCGACGGAGCTCTCGCAGCTCGCGCTCGCTGATGTGCTCGCTCGCGATAGCCGTCGTGCAGACGCCGCCCGCGGTGGCGAGCCAGTGCAGGAAGTCCATCGCGGCATCGTCGTGCACTCGGGAGCGTCCCGCTGCGGCGAAGGCCGCGGGTGTGGAGAGCGGCCCGCACCGTCGACCGGTGAGCACCGGGCCGCCGCGATAGTCCCGCCCGAGGCGGTGCGCACCGGTTGGCGCGACGGGGCCGGCCAGGCCGGCGCAGGATGCGCGGCGCGCAGAAGCGCGCAGCCGCGGCGCGCAGAGGCGCGCAGTCGGCCCTCGCGTCAGAGGTGCGGGATGCAGGCGGCGAGGCGCGCGCGCCAGTGCTCCAGCCGCTCGGGGGCAGCGGCGTGGGCAGCGAGGAGTGCCGGGTCGGGGGAGACGCGGCCCGCGGGGATCGTGCCCCCGACGGGCAGCAGCGGCGTCGACGCGACGTCGGCGGCCAGCAGCGCTCCGGTGCCGAGCCCGCAGTCGTAGGGCAGCGAGGGGAGCGCGCCGGCCAGCGCCGCGCCGAGCGACAGCCCCACGGACGAGTCGAGCGCGCTCGAGACGACTGCGGGCAACCCTGCCTCCTCGACGATGGCGAGCGCCGCGCGGATGCCGCCCAGCGGCTGCGCCTTCACCACGATCACGTCGGCGGCACCGGCGCGAGCGACGAGCAGCGGATCCTCGGCCTTGCGCACCGACTCGTCGGCCGCGATCGGGATCGCCAGCCGATGCAGTCGCGTGCGCAGCTCGGCCAGCTCGGGCACGCTCGCGCACGGCTGCTCCACGTACTCCAGGTCGAAGTGCTCGAGCGCCCGCACCGCGGTCTCTGCCTCGTCGACGCTCCAACCGCCGTTCGCATCCACCCGGATGCGCGCGTCAGGCAACAGCGCCCGCACCTCCGCGACCCGCGCGACATCCTCGTCCAGCCACTGCCCGCGCTCCGCGACCTTCACCTTCACGGTGCGGCACCCGTCATAGCGCGCCAGCAAACCCGCAACGGCATCCGGCCCCACCGCAGGCAGCGTCGCGTTCACCGGGATGCGCTCGCGCACGACCGCAGGCCGCTCGAGCTCGGCGTCCTCGAGCGCGGCCCGCAGCCACCGCGCGGCCTCCTCGGGCTCGTACTCCAGGAACGGGCTCCACTCGCCCCAGCCGGCAGCCCCGGAGAACAGCGCGACCTCGCGATGCTCGACGCCGCGGAAGCGCGTCGCAAGGGGCAGCGACACGACGTGCATGCGGTCGGCGAGCCGTTCGAAGGCGAGGTCCACGCGCTCATGCTCGCACGCCTGGCACAATCGACGAGTGACCGAGCTGCCATGGGTGATCGAGACCCGCGCCACGACCCGACGCCGCAATCCCATCTGGGGAGTGCTCGCGCTCGTCGCATCCGCGCTCTGCGGTGCCAGCTTCCTGGTCGGCATGGGCATCGCGTGGGTCGACCTCGACGGCCTGGTCTTCTGGCTGCTGCCGGTCTGGGGCATCGTCACGCTGCTCGCGATCGCCTTCGCGATCACCGCCTTCGTCAAGCGCGGCAGCGCCAACATCACCATGGCGGCGATCTCCGGCGGCCTGCTCGTCATCTCGAACCCGGTGGTCTTCCTCATCGTCGCGCTGGGCCTCGGCCTGCTGCAGTAGCGGAGGCGGTGGCGCGCCTCCGCGCGCACATCGCATCGGGTTCGTAGCATCACGGTGTGATCGAAGAACTGATGCTCGCCGACGAGGCGCCCCGACGTGCACAGGCGCGCTCTCCGCACGAGCGCCGCCGCGCCCGCCTGGGCCCGATCTCGCTCTGGCTGCTGCTGCTCGCGGTCGTGCTGCAGGTCGTCTCGCTCGCGCAGCAGTTCAGCTACCTCTTCGCGCCTCGGCCCGGTGCGTTCCCGCTGCTGCTGACGGTCGTGATCCTCGCCTCGCTGGTCTCCTTCGTCGGTGTGGTCTGCGGCATCATGGGCGCGACCACGACGGATGGGCGACGCACGGGCGTGTTCGGAGCAGCACTGGGCATCGCGTTCGTCGTGCTCTTCGCCGCAGCGACCTCGTTCGGCTGGGGCTTCCTCGAGGCGCT
The window above is part of the Agrococcus sp. ARC_14 genome. Proteins encoded here:
- a CDS encoding o-succinylbenzoate synthase translates to MDLAFERLADRMHVVSLPLATRFRGVEHREVALFSGAAGWGEWSPFLEYEPEEAARWLRAALEDAELERPAVVRERIPVNATLPAVGPDAVAGLLARYDGCRTVKVKVAERGQWLDEDVARVAEVRALLPDARIRVDANGGWSVDEAETAVRALEHFDLEYVEQPCASVPELAELRTRLHRLAIPIAADESVRKAEDPLLVARAGAADVIVVKAQPLGGIRAALAIVEEAGLPAVVSSALDSSVGLSLGAALAGALPSLPYDCGLGTGALLAADVASTPLLPVGGTIPAGRVSPDPALLAAHAAAPERLEHWRARLAACIPHL